The Pseudomonadota bacterium genome contains the following window.
ATCGCCCTCTCCGCGCATCTCGATCGCTTTGCCGAGCTTCTCGAACACGCGCTCGAAGCGTCGCGCTAAGTCGTCCACATCCCCGCGCACGAACAGCAGCTCCCGGCGAATCTCGTCGATCGTGAGGCCTTGGGCCATTAGGCGCCGAATCAGATCGAGTTGGCGCACGACGGTCGCGGGATACAGGCCCTGTGAGCCTCGGTTCTTGCCCTTGCGACCAACCCTGACGCTGCGCGGCAGAAGGCCCAACTGAACGTACTTGCGAAAGGTCGCTTCGCTCAGGCGCATGCCACGCGAGGCAAGGATATCGACGACTTCCTGAACGCCGACACCACGCGGGTGCGCCCTCTCGAGCTCCAAAAGCTCTGACTCTTCCCAGCAAGAGGGTTCATGCGCAGAAGATTGGATCGCCTGTATTCGTTTCTTCAGATCCATATCAAACACTAACAATCAATATATTATATTCAATATATTCATTGCAACCAAAAAGTTTCAACATTCTCACAACAGTTTTTCCACAGCTACCATGGGTGACCGGGAGCCACGAATCCGTAGCTATCTGATATTACATGCTAAATCGACTGCGTGTTCACGTTCCCGTACGATCTCTGACATGTGGATGGGTTCGTACTTATGCGCATCGAGGCCAGATTACTGGATTGCTGAGATCGCTACAAGAAACCTGCGATCTGTTTATGGTGCCTACTTATGTGAAGTTTTGCATTGTACACGTGTGTTGAGTAGTTCACTTGCACGCTCATTCAGGATTTGTCCCGATATGGGACACTGAGGCGGAAAGTGCATTCCAATGCGCAGTCGTGTCCGCTGACGTGAACAAAATCCGCAGGCACGCCGGCTGAGCGCCGACATTCAGGCGTGGCGCCGAAACGGCCCTGCCATTTTCGACCCCGCGCCTCAGCCTTTGTCTGCCAATCTGCGCTGCTTGGCTTCGACAGCCCTACTAAGCAGCCTCAGGTACTCCCCGGCGCTCGTGACCGCGAAGACTACGCTGAGCAGGAGCATCGCGAGGCCCACGCCGTTCAGGTTCGCTGAAACGCGGAACGCGAAGAAATCCAGATCGTACGTGTGGTGGAGAATGAGCGTGAGCACCGCTACCATCTGCAGGGCGGCCTTGTCTTTGCCTCCGCGCAGAGCGCCGATCACGACCCCCTCGCTCATCGCTATGATCCTGAGTGTCGTTACCGACAGCTCGCGCGCCACGATGATGATGGTCATCCACGCCGGCACACGCCCCAGCTGAACAAGAACCAGCAGCACGGCCAGCACAAGCAGCTTATCTGCCAGCGGATCGAGGAACTGGCCAAGGATGCTGGTCATTCCACGACGACGGGCCAGCCACCCGTCAACTGCATCGGTCACCGCTGCCAGCGAGTACAGAATCGCCGCCCAGAAATTCCCCACGCGAGTGCCTTCAAGAATCAACAGCAGTACGAACGGGATCATGCCGATTCGCCCCATCGTAACCAGATTGGGCAGATTGAGCGCATCGGCGAGAACGCCGTGCCCTGGCAAGCGGCGATGAGGCATTCGGCCCCCAGGGTAATTCTGCGAAGCAGCAACGGCAACGCGGGGTCGCGCGTAGCCGTTCACGGGCGTCTTCGCTTCCGCGACGGTTTCCCAGGGGCCTGAAGACCCGACTGCCGGGGCCTGAACGGTTACGGTCGCGCTGCGCCCTAGGATACCCGACATAGTGTTCGCGCCACGTTGCTTCGTACTATGGGTCGGGGTATCTGGGAGCGGACTAGGGACGCCCACGACCATGACCACGACCCCCTGCGGCGGCAGCCTCCGGCAATCCTCAACGGTCCGCGTTCAGGCAAGCCCTAGGAGCGTTGCCGCTAGAAAAACACCCGCCGCCAGATCAATAGACCTCATCCGTGATCCTGTGGAGTCGTTGAAGACACTCCCTGGTGCCTCGCCACAGGGGTCTTGATTGGTTGGAGCCTGCAGTGGGGTTCGCTGGCAAGGCGGGCAGACGAAGGAGGTGAAAGCACTTGAGGGACTCCTTGCGCGCGCGGCCAGCATCGGGTCTTCAGCCCGGCGCAGCAAAGGCGTTCGAGGGCGTCCGTGAGCGGCCCAAGTTCCTTATCGAGCTTAGTGCCCGGGCTCGGGCGCAAGCTGGTTGCTGCCTCGTTGCTCGGCGGCGCAGCCTTCGCCGCCCTCTCGATCTACAGCGACATTGAGGCCCTGCGCGGCCATCTGGCAAGCTACGCAATAGAACCGCTGCTGCTTGCCCTATCGTTCGTCCTCGGCAACTACGCGCTGCGCTTCGTGCGCTGGCAGTACTACCTTCGCATGCTTCGGATTCGGATTCCCGTCGGCGAAAGCTTGCTGGTCTTTGTATCTGGCTTCGTAATGAGCGTGACCCCGGCAAAAATCGGGGAGGTGTTCAAATCCCTGCTGCTGCACGAGTCCCGCGGCCTCGCCGTAGCGACGACAGCCCCCATCGTCTTCGCCGAGAGGCTCACCGACCTGCTGGCCCTAGCCATCCTGACATCACTTGGTTGTGTGGCGTTTCAGCATGGCTGGGCGGTCGCCGTGACCGCAATGCTCATGGTCGGTATTTTGGTTGTGAGCGTGGCCTATCGCCCGCTCGGTGAGGGCTTCATTCGTGTCGCTGGGCGTCTTCCGGGACTGCGTCGGCTGGCACCGAGACTCATGGAAGCGTACTCCGCGCTGCACACGATGACACGACCCATCGCCGTCCTCTGTGCTACTGCGTTGGCGTTCTCCGGCTGGGGGCTGGAGTGCGCGGCCATGTTCGTAGTGGTTACAGGGTTCCAACAGGATGCTCTGACCATGACCGCCGCCATGTTCGCCTACTCCGCATCGACCCTTGCCGGCGCGCTGGCGATGTTGCCCGGGGGGCTAGGCGTGACCGAAGCCGGGATGGCCGGACTGCTTCAAGTACTTGGGCACGGGCGCATCACGTCAGCGGTTGCTGGTGCCTCAACGATGCTCATCCGATTGGTGACACTCTGGTTCGCAGTGCTCCTTGGACTTGTGGCGTTCAGCGCCTGGCGGACCTTGCAGCGAGCCAGGAAACCCGAGCATGCCGGACCAGATGCCCCTGCGGCTTACTAGTACGCGCGGCCGGAAGTCCGATCCGGGTTTTCTCCCGGGTGGGCCGCGTGCACGGCCGCGCGCAGCGCGGCATCGACAAGGGGGTGCCCGAGGGTTAGCTGCTTGCACGCCCTACCCACACCACGCTAGGCTAGCCGATGGCCAAAGAAACTGGCCGAACGGCCTAATTACGGCACTGGTGTCCTGCAACAGTAGCTGCTTGCGTAACTCGCCAAGCGATTGGCGGCGAGAGGCCCTGGGATCGACGGCAATACTCTTGTGCGGCAATCGTGGGGCGTCGAGTTTGGGATAACGGTTGAGTGAGAGCTGACAGCGTCTGGATCTACATGGAATCCTCGCACCAAGTTCCTTCGAGCCCTTCGCTGTCCGAACGCACAAGTACTCGGTCGGTCGAGGCCACATGGCGTGGTCTCTGTACAGCTGCTCACAACATGGCCTTGCAGGATTGGGCGGTGGTCGCGTTCCATCTCTTCATGTGGATTCGCATCATGGCCGCCCCCGACAGCCCGGAGGCCGTTATGGGACGCAGGCTGACCCTGGGCTTGCTTTGTCCAACGCTGCTCACGTTGCTGGTTACGCGAGGCCAGCTGCTGGGCGCCGGCACAGCGCGCGCTCTGCTGTACCGGGTGGGCATGTTCGCGCCCATGGTTGGGTCCTATTTCACGCTCCGCTGGTACCTGCCAGCGCTGCAGCCCCACTTGCTCGACGCAGCGCTGCTCCGAATCGACGAGGTGCTCTTCGGCGCAACCCCCGCCGTATACATGGACTCACTCGTGACATCAGCCTCGGTCGAGTGGTTCGCGTTCTTCTACTATTCGCACTTCTATGTTCTCGGTCTGTACCTGCTACCCTCGCTGTTCTTTGACTCCGGCAGGCGCATGTACGAGCTCATGATTGGTGCGATGCTCGTGATCGCGATCGGCCACACGATCTATACCTTGGTGCCCGGGTTGGGGCCCTACGCAGAGCACCGCTTCGACAACGAGCTCACCGGAGGCTTCTGGTGGGCCCAGGTGCAGCAGGCGGTAGCCGCGGCCGGGGCGCAGCTCGACATCTTCCCGTCCTTGCACACAGCCTGCCCTTGTTTCTTTTCGTTGCACGCCATCCGCTACCGCCACACACCTATCTACCGTTACCTGTGGCTACCAACGTCGTTCATCGCACTCAACATACTGATCGCCACGATGTTTTTGCGCTGGCACTACGGAATCGATGTGATTGCCGGCGTCGCGCTAGCCCTGACAGCGCATCGGCTATCGGAAGCCGCGAGACGTTATGAGCTCGGTGGTCGTCGACCGGCTGACCGCCAGCCCGTGTGGGAAGCTCTTTGGCCCACGGTCAAGAGTTGAGGACGCCGCGAGCCTCGCGCTCTAGCTGCTTCATACGCCGGCGAAACCACCACACCGCTACCGCAATCAAGACCAGCGGTGTCGCCGTCATGAAGATGGTGGTGACCAGGAAAGCTACCCGGTTGTCGTCGTTCTGCGCCTGAAAACACACGGGACATGCATGGCACAGGTCCGGCATGCCGAGGACGAACGAGCCGATCAACAGGCCCAGCAGCACCACCCGAAACCCTGTGGGAAACCGGTATTGGCGGTTGTTCGATTTCGACGCGGGTGCAGCACCACAGCGAGGCATGCGAAGAGCCTGGCATGCACGTGCAGGCGAAAGCACGTTCGCGATGCTGTGTGACTTCATAGGTAGACCCTCCAATACAGGATTGGCCACAGCCCGACCACGAAATACCAGAACAGCCCTGCGGTCTTGAACTCGCTTGGGGTCGAGCGGCCTCCGATCAGCCTCGTGTAGATGTAGATCAGTGCGGCGATCGCGGCCACAGCGTGCAGAGCATGGG
Protein-coding sequences here:
- a CDS encoding MerR family transcriptional regulator, encoding MELERAHPRGVGVQEVVDILASRGMRLSEATFRKYVQLGLLPRSVRVGRKGKNRGSQGLYPATVVRQLDLIRRLMAQGLTIDEIRRELLFVRGDVDDLARRFERVFEKLGKAIEMRGEGDEVLARAISDAKALADRLVEGLKAIEVRLAARARMARAVV
- the pgsA gene encoding CDP-diacylglycerol--glycerol-3-phosphate 3-phosphatidyltransferase — its product is MSGILGRSATVTVQAPAVGSSGPWETVAEAKTPVNGYARPRVAVAASQNYPGGRMPHRRLPGHGVLADALNLPNLVTMGRIGMIPFVLLLILEGTRVGNFWAAILYSLAAVTDAVDGWLARRRGMTSILGQFLDPLADKLLVLAVLLVLVQLGRVPAWMTIIIVARELSVTTLRIIAMSEGVVIGALRGGKDKAALQMVAVLTLILHHTYDLDFFAFRVSANLNGVGLAMLLLSVVFAVTSAGEYLRLLSRAVEAKQRRLADKG
- a CDS encoding flippase-like domain-containing protein; the protein is MSGPSSLSSLVPGLGRKLVAASLLGGAAFAALSIYSDIEALRGHLASYAIEPLLLALSFVLGNYALRFVRWQYYLRMLRIRIPVGESLLVFVSGFVMSVTPAKIGEVFKSLLLHESRGLAVATTAPIVFAERLTDLLALAILTSLGCVAFQHGWAVAVTAMLMVGILVVSVAYRPLGEGFIRVAGRLPGLRRLAPRLMEAYSALHTMTRPIAVLCATALAFSGWGLECAAMFVVVTGFQQDALTMTAAMFAYSASTLAGALAMLPGGLGVTEAGMAGLLQVLGHGRITSAVAGASTMLIRLVTLWFAVLLGLVAFSAWRTLQRARKPEHAGPDAPAAY
- a CDS encoding phosphatase PAP2 family protein, with product MALQDWAVVAFHLFMWIRIMAAPDSPEAVMGRRLTLGLLCPTLLTLLVTRGQLLGAGTARALLYRVGMFAPMVGSYFTLRWYLPALQPHLLDAALLRIDEVLFGATPAVYMDSLVTSASVEWFAFFYYSHFYVLGLYLLPSLFFDSGRRMYELMIGAMLVIAIGHTIYTLVPGLGPYAEHRFDNELTGGFWWAQVQQAVAAAGAQLDIFPSLHTACPCFFSLHAIRYRHTPIYRYLWLPTSFIALNILIATMFLRWHYGIDVIAGVALALTAHRLSEAARRYELGGRRPADRQPVWEALWPTVKS